The Halotia branconii CENA392 region GGATAACTGTCAGCTATTCCGCCTCACAGGTTTGTTAGATGCATTTTCTGAACCGACATTTCGCAAAGTACTCGGTAACAAAATTGATGAGGGACCAAAGCACATTATCTTGGATCTCTCACAAATCGACTTTGTTGATAGCTCTGGCTTGGGCGCGCTCGTGCAGCTAGCCAAACAAGCTCAAACCGCAGATGGCACTTTGCAAATTGTCACTAATGCAAGAGTAACTCAGACAGTCAAACTTGTTCGCTTAGAGAAGTTTCTTTCGCTGCAAACTTCAGTTGACGCAGCGCTAGAAAATATCAAGTAGTATTGATCGTTTGATTAGAGAGTTCAATTTAGCTATCCGAATGCTTGATCTGGATAGCTTAATTTTTAGAGACGCTGGCAAACAACCTCTCTCCTTGTGAGAGAGGGACAAAAGCCAGCAGATCTAAAATGTCAGCATATTGCCAAGAAAATAAGTATATCTCAATATGTCAAAATAAAGGATAGATATACACAAAAAAACTTTGTAGCCTTTAGCTATACTGAAAGATAGCAGGGTTTTTAGGCATGTATAACTAAATAATTTGTATTTTTAGTCTATCAAATATTTGATATTTTAAATGACTACTTGTCAAATAAAGGAGACTATTTATGACTAACGCATAGGTAACGGAAAATATAACCGCAGAGGACACAAAGAAATAGGAGTTTCAGAGAGTTATTGCGTAAGTCCTAATACTATAGTAATCCGGTTTGATTCGGTGAATTTATTTGTGTAGGTAGGGAACAGGAAACAGGAAACAGGGAACAGTTAAGAAGGGATAGATATGCACTGAATCGTGTTCAAAAATCAAATAGGAGTCCTATATAAAGATGAGTTTTCAGTACAAGTTCAATTAAAAAAGATAAAATTTAATCATTAATTTTGATAGTGTTGATTATGCTAGATATACCAGCATGGCATATCCAAAAAAGAGTAAATATTTTTACTGCCTTTTGAATTTAGCCCATTCAGGAATGATTAACTTGTGAAGTCAAAGGAGGAAAAGCTATTAGATGGACAACAAGATGAAGCCCCTCAGCTAAATTCATCTTTGACCCAAGCATTCTTGGCAACTACAGCCCAATTACCACAAGAGATTTCCCAGACACAATTACAACAAATTTCTCCTGCTGCCTTAGCGTATTTAGGAGATGCAATTTATGAATTGTATGTTAGGATGTTCTATCTACTGCCATTACAGCGGACAGACACCTACCATCATTTGGTAGTAGCACAGGTAAGAGCCGAAACCCAGGCACTTCATTTGCGATCGCTAATCCCTGATCTCACAAAAACAGAATTAGAAATTGTCCGACGAGGTCGTAACGCTGCCACAAAACGCCCAAAACGAGTTGATCCCGATATCTATCAACAGGCAACTAGTCTAGAAACTTTAATTGGCTATCTTTATCTCACCGATTCCCAACGCTTAACCGAACTGTTGCAAAAACTTCACTTAGAGAAATAGTGGGCAACTCCATCTTATGAAAGGAAATTCAACAGTTGAGATCCGGTAAATTCAAGGAATCTGGAAGCCCACCCACAAGCTATACCCAAAACTGATATGCAAAATAAACCAAGAAAAATCAAGACTTCTGGCGAACCAAACCGTGGGCAACCGCTGAAAATTAAGACTAAGCGTGTCATCGCTAATTCGATTCACACTCCTAGTCCTAAACATAAAAAAGGGGATAGTAATTCTCTATCCAATAGCCCACGCCCACACCGCGATTTTTCTCATCCATCTCCATCTCTAAAACACACAGAAGATAACGACTTGATTTATGGTCGTCATCCCGTTTTGAGTGCTTTAGAAAGTGAGCGAGAACTGAATCGCATTTGGGTTACTCCTCGCCTACGCTATGATCCCCGTTTTCATCATTTGATTCTCCAAGCTAAAGACAATGGCACAGTCATTGACGAAGTAGAACCAAAGCGCTTAGACCAAATTACCAACGGTGCTAATCACCAAGGTATAGCAGCACAAATAGCTCCCTATACCTACATTGAATTGCCAGATTTGATTGAACAAACAAAATCAGTAACTGACCCTGTAATTGTAGTAGCTGATGGCATCACTGATCCCCATAACTTAGGTGCAATTATTCGCACCGCCGAAGCTATAGGCGCTCAGGGATTAGTCATACCTCAAAGAAGGGCATCAGGAATCACTTCTACCGTTGTCAAAGTGGCAGCAGGTGCTTTAGAAAATTTTACTGTCGCCAGAGTAGTCAACCTCAGCCGCGCCTTAGAAGAATTGAAAGAGGCTGGTTTTTGGATTTATGGTACTGCCGCTGCTGGCAGTGAACCTCTACATGCAGTCAAGTTCAGTGGCCCGATCGCTTTGGTAATTGGCTCTGAAGGTGAAGGTCTGAGTCTGTTGACACAACGCTCCTGCGATGTACTGGTATCAATCCCCCTGATGGGTAAGACCCCTAGCCTGAACGCTTCAGTAGCCGCAGGTATGGCGCTTTATGAGATTTATCGCCAGCGATCGCTAAACACGTTGTACCTAGATAAATTACAAAAACCTCTTTAAAAATTAAGAGGAAAAGAGTATAAAGAAATGTAAAAGTAAAATATCGTTGTTTAAAATTTAGTACCACGTTGATCAATCAGCAACAACTATGAAAACAATTTGGGATAACCTGAAAGAATCTTTGATTAACACATTTAACAGTCTCGGCTTAGCTTGGTGGGTGGAAATAGTAACGCAAAATCCGCGTTGTACCTACTATTTTGGGCCATTTTTAAGTTCTGCTGATGCGAAAGTGGCACTTAAAGGCTACGTAGAAGATTTAGAAGCAGAAGGCGCACAGGGAATAATTGTAAATGTTAAGCGCTGCAAACCAGGGACTCTCACAATTGCTGAAGACTTGGGGGAAAGGATTGACCGCAAAGTAAAGCCTGTCTTTAGCGGTCTGATGTAAGTAAGGCAAGAGAGTCAAATAAGAGACAGGGGAGCAAAGGTGATGGTTTCTACTCCCTTGTTTTTTTGATTTTTGACCACTGACTTAGGGCAGATCGGCCTCAATCTGTGGAAGAGTGGTTACAACTGCTAGTTCCTAAACAGGAGTCGCAATCATATACATCAGTTTCACCACGAGTTTAATCACCATTTACGGCAGATCCTTGGATGTGGATACGATGGTCTTTCTTGTTTTGGGTGTGCCTAGGTTTAGGAGTTATCAATCTACCATCAATTGTTCATGAACGTGATTTGGCACAGATTTCTTCGCGGGCTTCCATTCTAGCTTTTCTAGCTTTTTTAACTGCACTTTTTGCACCTATTACTGAATTTGGAAAAGTTTTTAGGTGGAGACCTGTGTTTGTGGGTTTGATAGCAGCTTTTCTGGGAGCATTAGTAGCTCCATCAGTAATTTCTGTTGAACCTACTCATAGTTTTTGGGATGTAATTTTAATTTATGCGTTCTTAGGTTACTTTTTAGGTCTTCTTTTGGGAGTACCGTCTGTAATTTTAGGAATTACCAAGAGAGATTTACAAGCATATTTCAATAGGTTTATGACAGTTGTAATTTTGCTAGGAGTTTCTCTGTCAGCTATAGCTTTAAGTTGGGCAATTTTTGCTTACCCTTTCTTGTTAAAGCAGTACGGTCAATCGTAGGCTAGATTGACACAAGAAATCCAACAGCTTTTCTTCGCCACCGTTGTTTCAAACAAACACTGGCTTCATGGTTTGAGATAAAATATAGGGATAATATTGAAATAATGCAAACCCAATAACAATTCGCCAACTCCGCTATAGCAAAGAAGAATTTGTTCGACGTGGCAAAGAGATCTATAAAGCTCAAGTTCGATCTCAAGTCGAGGAAGGCATCATGGCAAGATTGTGATAATTTACCTAGAATCGTCATTAACGCAATAGAGGAGAGGATGAGCAGACTATTACTTGAGATTTCAAACGATGTCGCGGAATCTCTTCAGCTTCCACCTTCAGAACGCCTCTCTCGTCTACAACGGGAATTAGCGGGACTTAGGCAAAAAAAGAGACTAAAAAAGGCTATAATGCAGAATTAGTATAGGTTTTACGTCAAATTAACCCCCATGAAAGAGACAACTCCCACAGCTATGCCCCCATGCTTTGAAAAATGGTGTCAAAGGTTTGACGATGTATTTGGTCATAAAGCGCAAAAAAGGGAGTTTAGACATTATTTAGGGGGGTTGTTAGGAGAAAGCGAACGGAAAAACTTGTTGCAGCTCGCAGAAAATGCCGTAGGAGTAAATTACCACCGATTACACCACTTTTTGACAGATTCCCCTTGGTCGGCCACAAAGGTGAATGAACGACGCTTAGAGGTAATGAACAAGTGTAGTCAGACTAAAATCAGTAGAGGATTTAGCTTGATAATTGATGATTCAGGGCATAGGAAAAGTGGTAACTTTACCGAAGGTGTGGGAAGACAATATATCGGAGAAATTGGCAAGACAGATAATGGAATAGTGGTGGTAACAACTCATTTATATGATGGGAGAAAAAGCCTACCATTAGATATAGAGTTATATCAACACGCTGATTCATTACCCGAAGGAAAACAAGACCCTCTATTTGAGAAAAAAACAGAGATAGCAATTAAGTTAATAGACCAAACAAGAGAGCGAGGATATCAACCAGGAATAGTGATTGTAGATGCCGGATATGGTAACAATACATCATTCCTATTAGAACTAGAAAATCGCAAATTAAAGTATTTAGGAGGAATAGCCAAAAATCGGAAAGTCACAATTAGTGAGCAAGAGAATAATCAACGAACAATTAGGATAGATGAGTTAGCAAAGTCTATACCCCAAGAGGCTTTTAGCGAAATTCAACTCAATTTAGATAAACCTAGAAAAGTATGGGTAGCAACTTTTGAAGTAGAGATATCACGTCTGGAAGGTAAACGAAGTATAGCTATCTTCATGAATGCTGCTACTTTTTCTGATGCCACAGATATCGACTACTTTATTACCAATGTTTCTACATCTGTTGTAACTTCAGAATGGATAGTAAACACCTATTCTCAACGCAATTGGGTAGAGGTCTTTTATAGAGAAGCCAAGGGTTTTTTAGGATTGAAAGAATATCAAGTCCGAGATAAAACCAGTCTCATGCGACATTTTATCTTGGTATTTTGTGCCTATACTTTTGTCCTTTGGCATCAGTTGACTGGTGGTTTTAGACGTAGGTGGGCAACTAAACCGTTGAACACTTTTACTGAGGCTTTAGAAGCCTTTAGAACTGCTATTTCTTTCCGATTTATTGAGTGGTTGACTGTTAATCGTGACGTATTTGCCGCTCATAAAGCCAGTTTCGGCTTTATTTGGGCTTGATTTTTCCTTAAGTCCCGTTAGCAGTTCGTTTATACCAAAAAGGGTTGCTCTCTTTTGGGAAAGCACGGGAGTTAGCACAAATGACAAAATGGGAGTTTCACTCACTACTTGGAGATGAGGCAATTGAGCGTAATTACGATTTAGAAGAACTGGAAAATGACTTAAATACTTTGGAGCATTTAGATTGAGAGCCATCAGTAACTCTTCTGTTTTGATTGCTCTGAGCAGCATTGGTCAATTGTCTATACTGACGCAGAGATTTACAGACGGAATTCTTATCCCTCTTGTGTCACTCTCGGAAAACAATAATCGAAGCAAGATTCTGAAACTTTGATTGAATAAAGCTTTGAGCCTTTATTTTCTAACAGTAACTAAAATTTGTAGCCTAACCCTGAAGATTATAACTCTGAAAGGCTTTCAAAGATTGGCTTCTCCCAAAGTGACAAAACAGGGTTATTCCACAAGCAGTCTGGTATGAAATTGTGGAGACTGGGGCAGGGCGGGCAGGGGCGGTAGAAGTTGCAGTAGGCTTAAACGTTTGGCTCACTGTTCAGGAGGTGGAGAACAAGACTCTGATATCATTGCTACAGCAAGATTTGGATAAGGGCGAAGCAGAAGCGATTGCATTATTGCTTGAGCAGTCTTTAGAAGCACTATTGCTGGATGAAAAGAAAGCGCGACAAGTTGCACGACGCATGAATTTACAGATACTTGGTACGTTGGGTCTTTTAATTTGGGCGAAACGGCAAGGAGTGATTGTTAACT contains the following coding sequences:
- the rlmB gene encoding 23S rRNA (guanosine(2251)-2'-O)-methyltransferase RlmB, producing the protein MQNKPRKIKTSGEPNRGQPLKIKTKRVIANSIHTPSPKHKKGDSNSLSNSPRPHRDFSHPSPSLKHTEDNDLIYGRHPVLSALESERELNRIWVTPRLRYDPRFHHLILQAKDNGTVIDEVEPKRLDQITNGANHQGIAAQIAPYTYIELPDLIEQTKSVTDPVIVVADGITDPHNLGAIIRTAEAIGAQGLVIPQRRASGITSTVVKVAAGALENFTVARVVNLSRALEELKEAGFWIYGTAAAGSEPLHAVKFSGPIALVIGSEGEGLSLLTQRSCDVLVSIPLMGKTPSLNASVAAGMALYEIYRQRSLNTLYLDKLQKPL
- a CDS encoding DUF1816 domain-containing protein: MKTIWDNLKESLINTFNSLGLAWWVEIVTQNPRCTYYFGPFLSSADAKVALKGYVEDLEAEGAQGIIVNVKRCKPGTLTIAEDLGERIDRKVKPVFSGLM
- a CDS encoding DUF3368 domain-containing protein; translation: METGAGRAGAVEVAVGLNVWLTVQEVENKTLISLLQQDLDKGEAEAIALLLEQSLEALLLDEKKARQVARRMNLQILGTLGLLIWAKRQGVIVNLQEQLDALRTVAKFRLSQQVYDEALRQVGELQ
- a CDS encoding STAS domain-containing protein produces the protein MSVHFNDEEGIIAEPLNLTVSLRGTREVRDNCQLFRLTGLLDAFSEPTFRKVLGNKIDEGPKHIILDLSQIDFVDSSGLGALVQLAKQAQTADGTLQIVTNARVTQTVKLVRLEKFLSLQTSVDAALENIK
- a CDS encoding IS701 family transposase, whose protein sequence is MKETTPTAMPPCFEKWCQRFDDVFGHKAQKREFRHYLGGLLGESERKNLLQLAENAVGVNYHRLHHFLTDSPWSATKVNERRLEVMNKCSQTKISRGFSLIIDDSGHRKSGNFTEGVGRQYIGEIGKTDNGIVVVTTHLYDGRKSLPLDIELYQHADSLPEGKQDPLFEKKTEIAIKLIDQTRERGYQPGIVIVDAGYGNNTSFLLELENRKLKYLGGIAKNRKVTISEQENNQRTIRIDELAKSIPQEAFSEIQLNLDKPRKVWVATFEVEISRLEGKRSIAIFMNAATFSDATDIDYFITNVSTSVVTSEWIVNTYSQRNWVEVFYREAKGFLGLKEYQVRDKTSLMRHFILVFCAYTFVLWHQLTGGFRRRWATKPLNTFTEALEAFRTAISFRFIEWLTVNRDVFAAHKASFGFIWA
- a CDS encoding Mini-ribonuclease 3 — encoded protein: MKSKEEKLLDGQQDEAPQLNSSLTQAFLATTAQLPQEISQTQLQQISPAALAYLGDAIYELYVRMFYLLPLQRTDTYHHLVVAQVRAETQALHLRSLIPDLTKTELEIVRRGRNAATKRPKRVDPDIYQQATSLETLIGYLYLTDSQRLTELLQKLHLEK